One segment of Paenibacillus rhizovicinus DNA contains the following:
- a CDS encoding glycoside hydrolase family 2 TIM barrel-domain containing protein — MKSKFIYSPPANGYPEWNNNPEIFELNRMKAHATLMPFDSVEEAIRGDRAASRSYMSLNGMWKFAFAENPSKRIVNFYEDGYDHAEWAEIKVPAHWQLQGYDYPQYTNIRYPWEASENLVQPFAPTKYNPVGSYVRSFTVPDSWAGQPVFISFQGVESAFYVWVNGELVGYSEDTFTPAEFDLTPYLRAGENKLAVEVYRWCDASWLEDQDFWRMSGIFRDVYLYAAPKAHVYDFFATTELDAAYQDAELKLSATVMNYFEEHLGTVTVEAQLYGSDGQAVLPQPITVHAAFGSGSSELEIDAVASVADPLKWSAEQPNLYTLVISLKDEEGRLLEAVSTRIGFRKFEIKDKLMLINGKRIVFKGVNRHEFSCHTGRALGYEDMLMDVKLMKNYNINAVRTSHYPNHPRWYELCDEYGLYVIDETNLETHGSWDYGQTELLHRNVPASHPTWTANVLDRANSMLQRDKNHPSILMWSLGNESFGGDNFIRMHDFLQEADPSRIVHYEGVSLWRESEAASDVESQMYTPPAKVAEYAADPRSRKPFILCEYSHAMGNSSGGLHLYTELFDKFPLAQGGFIWDWVDQAIWTTNADGVPYMAYGGDFGEQPHDGNFCGNGLIFADRTVSPKLLEVKQCYQNASITAVDLRQGSVSVLNKYLFTDLEAFTLQWSVALNGNEAASGSLNVSAAPGEKADVAIPLPERQQGEGEAVLTISLHTKEASQWAEAGHEVAFQQFVLPDAPQAAGSIGRAERAPGSIEVAEDGGKLIVRGEAFSVAVDQGDGSLVSYNVGGTELLKGAMAPNFWRAYTDNDRGNSHLARCATWRSAGEERSLRSLVWEQQPDRVIVHAEFTLPTTTESQCSVTYSILGSGAVEVGLQLTPGDDLPEIPEIGMMLSMDGSFDRLEWYGKGPHESYWDRQHGAKIGRYSSTVAEQFVPYLRPQECGNKVAVRDAAVSNAEGASLRIAGEPLIELNALPYAPFELEAHDHVYKLPASDKTVVRINHKQMGVGGDNSWGAQAHPQYVLHANRTYSFRFTLTGITSR; from the coding sequence TTGAAATCGAAATTCATTTATTCGCCGCCGGCTAACGGCTATCCGGAATGGAACAACAACCCGGAAATATTCGAGCTTAACCGAATGAAGGCGCACGCGACGCTGATGCCATTCGATTCCGTGGAAGAAGCGATTCGCGGCGACCGCGCCGCATCGCGCAGTTATATGTCGCTGAACGGCATGTGGAAATTCGCATTCGCCGAGAATCCGTCGAAGCGGATCGTGAATTTCTACGAAGACGGCTACGACCACGCGGAGTGGGCGGAAATCAAAGTTCCCGCGCATTGGCAGCTGCAAGGCTACGATTATCCGCAATATACGAATATCCGTTATCCGTGGGAAGCGTCGGAGAATCTCGTGCAGCCATTCGCGCCAACGAAATACAATCCCGTCGGCTCCTACGTCCGCAGCTTCACGGTACCGGACAGCTGGGCGGGACAGCCGGTATTCATCAGCTTCCAGGGCGTTGAATCCGCATTCTACGTCTGGGTAAACGGAGAGCTTGTCGGCTACAGCGAGGATACGTTCACGCCGGCGGAGTTTGACCTGACGCCGTACCTGCGGGCGGGGGAGAACAAGCTAGCCGTTGAAGTGTACCGCTGGTGCGACGCAAGCTGGCTGGAGGATCAGGATTTCTGGCGGATGAGCGGCATCTTCCGCGATGTGTACCTGTACGCGGCGCCGAAAGCGCATGTGTACGATTTCTTCGCGACGACGGAGCTCGATGCGGCGTATCAAGATGCCGAGTTGAAGCTGAGCGCGACGGTGATGAATTATTTCGAGGAGCACCTCGGTACGGTGACGGTCGAGGCTCAGTTGTACGGCTCGGACGGCCAAGCGGTGCTTCCGCAGCCGATCACCGTGCATGCCGCGTTCGGCAGCGGCAGCAGCGAGCTGGAGATCGACGCGGTCGCGAGCGTTGCCGATCCGTTGAAATGGAGCGCCGAGCAGCCGAATCTTTACACCCTCGTCATTTCCTTAAAGGATGAGGAAGGCCGTCTGCTGGAGGCCGTCAGCACCCGGATCGGCTTCCGCAAATTCGAAATCAAGGATAAGCTGATGCTGATCAACGGCAAACGCATCGTCTTCAAAGGCGTCAACCGTCACGAGTTTTCCTGCCATACCGGCCGGGCGCTCGGGTATGAGGATATGCTGATGGACGTGAAGCTGATGAAGAACTACAACATCAATGCCGTACGGACCTCGCATTATCCGAATCATCCGCGCTGGTACGAACTATGCGATGAATACGGCTTGTACGTCATCGATGAAACGAATCTGGAAACGCACGGAAGCTGGGATTACGGGCAGACGGAGCTGCTGCATCGCAACGTGCCCGCGAGCCATCCGACATGGACGGCCAATGTGCTCGACCGTGCCAATTCCATGCTGCAGCGCGACAAGAATCACCCTTCCATTCTGATGTGGTCGCTCGGCAACGAATCGTTCGGCGGCGACAACTTCATCCGAATGCATGATTTTCTTCAAGAGGCGGATCCATCGCGGATCGTGCACTACGAAGGCGTCTCGCTCTGGCGGGAATCGGAAGCCGCATCGGACGTGGAAAGCCAAATGTACACGCCGCCTGCGAAAGTAGCGGAATATGCGGCGGACCCGCGCTCGCGGAAGCCGTTCATTCTATGCGAGTACAGCCATGCCATGGGGAATTCAAGCGGCGGCCTGCACCTCTACACCGAGCTGTTCGACAAGTTCCCGCTTGCGCAGGGCGGGTTTATCTGGGATTGGGTCGACCAGGCGATCTGGACGACGAACGCGGACGGCGTGCCGTATATGGCGTACGGCGGCGATTTCGGCGAGCAGCCGCATGACGGCAATTTCTGCGGCAACGGGCTGATTTTCGCCGACCGAACCGTTTCGCCGAAGCTGCTGGAAGTGAAACAGTGCTACCAGAACGCATCGATCACGGCCGTTGATTTGCGTCAAGGCAGCGTAAGCGTGCTGAACAAATATCTCTTTACCGATTTGGAAGCTTTCACGCTGCAATGGTCCGTTGCGTTGAATGGGAACGAAGCCGCTTCCGGCAGCTTGAACGTATCGGCGGCGCCCGGCGAGAAGGCCGACGTCGCGATCCCGCTTCCGGAACGGCAGCAAGGGGAAGGCGAAGCCGTATTGACGATAAGCCTTCATACGAAAGAAGCTTCCCAGTGGGCGGAAGCCGGCCATGAAGTCGCGTTCCAGCAGTTCGTGCTTCCGGACGCGCCGCAGGCGGCAGGTTCGATCGGTCGTGCAGAGCGCGCGCCTGGCTCCATCGAGGTGGCGGAAGATGGCGGCAAGCTGATCGTTCGCGGCGAAGCGTTCTCCGTCGCGGTGGATCAAGGAGACGGCAGCCTCGTCTCCTATAACGTTGGCGGCACCGAGCTGCTGAAGGGTGCGATGGCGCCGAATTTCTGGCGTGCGTACACGGACAACGACCGCGGCAACAGTCATCTCGCGCGCTGCGCGACCTGGCGTTCCGCGGGCGAGGAACGTTCGCTCCGCTCCTTGGTCTGGGAGCAGCAACCGGATCGCGTCATCGTCCATGCGGAATTTACGCTGCCGACGACAACGGAATCGCAATGCTCCGTCACGTACAGCATCCTGGGCAGCGGCGCTGTCGAGGTCGGTTTGCAGCTGACGCCAGGCGATGATCTGCCCGAAATTCCGGAAATCGGCATGATGCTGTCCATGGACGGCTCGTTCGACCGGCTGGAATGGTACGGCAAAGGACCGCACGAGTCGTATTGGGACCGCCAGCACGGCGCGAAGATCGGCCGCTACAGCAGCACGGTCGCGGAGCAGTTCGTGCCGTATCTCCGTCCGCAGGAATGCGGCAACAAAGTGGCCGTCCGCGATGCTGCGGTCAGCAATGCAGAAGGCGCATCGCTGCGGATCGCAGGCGAACCGCTGATCGAGCTGAACGCACTGCCTTACGCGCCGTTCGAGCTGGAAGCTCATGATCATGTCTATAAGCTGCCGGCAAGCGACAAAACGGTCGTGCGCATCAATCATAAGCAAATGGGCGTCGGCGGAGACAACAGCTGGGGCGCGCAGGCACATCCGCAGTATGTGCTGCATGCGAACCGGACGTATTCATTCCGCTTCACGTTGACTGGCATAACATCCCGTTAA
- a CDS encoding ABC transporter permease translates to MNVSQAFKMAAKSILANKMRSLLTMLGIIIGVAAVIALVGVGQGTTKQVTDQVESLGTNLLTVSITGRGSKTTLDYKEAEDITNTSDIEFAAPYNQSNATVKNGSESTSVSVVGTTADYLDVKDYSIAAGRFVAQIDLDYYQKIAVLGSTTATDLFGTTNAVGNTFLINGVRYKVVGVLASKGSSLTGSNDEIVIIPITTSERLFKSKGVKSINVQVAESDKMNAVMTELETALSKKFRGDTNSYRVFNQQDLLDSFSSISDTLSLALGGVAAISLLVGGIGIMNIMLVSVTERTREIGIRKAIGAKKKDILTQFLIEAIALSGLGGVLGVGIGLGTAQLLQKFADMTVVVSFPIMGLAFGFSVFIGVVFGLFPANKASSLRPIEALRFE, encoded by the coding sequence GTGAACGTCAGTCAAGCCTTCAAAATGGCGGCTAAGAGCATACTCGCGAACAAAATGCGCTCTTTGCTCACGATGCTGGGCATCATTATCGGCGTAGCTGCGGTCATCGCGCTCGTCGGCGTCGGCCAAGGCACGACCAAGCAGGTCACCGACCAGGTCGAGAGCCTTGGCACCAACCTGCTGACCGTCAGCATCACGGGGCGCGGCTCCAAGACGACGCTTGATTATAAAGAAGCGGAAGACATTACGAATACGTCGGACATCGAATTCGCCGCGCCGTACAACCAGTCGAACGCGACGGTGAAGAACGGCAGCGAGAGCACGAGCGTGAGCGTTGTCGGCACGACGGCCGATTACCTCGATGTCAAAGACTACAGCATCGCCGCTGGCCGGTTCGTGGCGCAGATCGATCTGGACTATTACCAGAAGATCGCGGTGCTCGGCTCCACGACGGCGACGGACTTGTTCGGGACGACGAACGCCGTCGGCAATACGTTCCTGATCAACGGCGTCCGCTACAAAGTCGTCGGCGTGCTGGCGTCGAAGGGCAGCTCACTGACGGGCTCCAACGACGAAATCGTCATCATTCCGATTACGACCTCCGAACGGCTGTTCAAGTCCAAAGGGGTCAAGTCGATCAACGTGCAAGTCGCGGAATCCGATAAAATGAACGCGGTCATGACGGAGCTCGAAACCGCGCTCAGCAAGAAATTCCGCGGCGACACGAACAGCTACCGCGTGTTCAACCAACAGGACCTGCTGGATTCGTTCAGCAGCATCTCGGATACGCTGTCGCTCGCGCTCGGCGGCGTGGCGGCGATTTCCCTGCTCGTCGGCGGCATCGGGATCATGAACATCATGCTCGTGTCCGTCACGGAGCGGACGCGTGAGATCGGCATCCGCAAGGCGATCGGCGCGAAGAAGAAGGATATTCTGACCCAATTCCTCATCGAAGCGATCGCGCTCAGCGGATTAGGAGGCGTGCTCGGCGTCGGCATCGGACTCGGGACCGCGCAGCTGCTCCAGAAGTTCGCGGACATGACCGTCGTCGTTTCCTTCCCGATCATGGGTCTTGCGTTCGGCTTCTCCGTCTTCATCGGCGTCGTGTTCGGCCTCTTCCCGGCGAACAAGGCTTCGAGCCTGCGGCCGATCGAAGCACTGCGTTTCGAGTAA
- a CDS encoding ABC transporter ATP-binding protein: protein MEANREPLIRIETLSKLYKMGGETVHALNEISLRVDHGDFLAIIGPSGSGKSTLMNVIGCLDGPSSGKYWLDGEEVSRLRESRLAEIRNRKIGFIFQGFNLLNKLSALENVELPLIYRGVPAKQRKEQAIEALTKVGLEERVRHKPSELSGGQQQRVAIARALAGNPPILLADEPTGALDTRTGAEVMQLMKELNGQGHTIVLITHDIAISQQARRVIRIQDGQISEEGGERRERQSSLQNGG, encoded by the coding sequence ATGGAAGCCAATCGTGAACCGCTGATTCGCATCGAAACGCTGTCGAAGCTGTACAAAATGGGCGGCGAAACCGTTCATGCGCTGAACGAAATTTCGCTCCGCGTCGATCACGGCGATTTCTTGGCCATCATCGGACCGTCGGGCTCCGGCAAATCGACGCTCATGAACGTCATCGGCTGTCTCGACGGCCCGAGTTCGGGCAAGTATTGGCTGGACGGCGAGGAAGTGAGCCGGCTCCGCGAGAGCCGGCTGGCGGAAATACGGAATCGCAAGATCGGGTTTATTTTCCAGGGCTTCAACCTGCTCAACAAGCTGTCGGCGCTCGAGAACGTGGAACTGCCGCTTATCTATCGCGGCGTTCCGGCGAAGCAGCGCAAAGAGCAGGCGATCGAGGCGCTGACGAAGGTCGGCCTCGAAGAACGGGTGCGCCACAAGCCGAGCGAGCTGTCCGGGGGACAGCAGCAGCGGGTGGCCATCGCGCGGGCGCTGGCGGGCAATCCGCCGATCCTGCTTGCCGATGAACCGACCGGAGCGCTGGATACGCGTACGGGCGCCGAGGTTATGCAGCTCATGAAGGAATTGAACGGACAGGGACATACGATCGTGCTGATCACGCATGACATCGCCATCTCCCAACAAGCCAGAAGGGTCATCCGCATTCAGGACGGCCAAATCAGCGAAGAAGGCGGTGAGAGACGTGAACGTCAGTCAAGCCTTCAAAATGGCGGCTAA
- a CDS encoding efflux RND transporter periplasmic adaptor subunit, with the protein MRKWWLLGLGVLIVAAGVVYYLKRDSKETAAAPIVQTTQVTRGTIEVSVSGTGSLAPIDTATVKATAQGTVEKVNVAEGSVVKKGDVLLTIEGEDNSDKIKSEQLNLESQLLDLQDTQNKLKSAADESSVDSIKLSLKKAQLQIDQTRGDIADLQDAEAGDTITAPIDGTITTLSVAEGDSLNPSTELMAISNYAKLQMVVGIDELDISKVKKGQAATISVEALSDKSYTGKVVKIADEGTASNGVASFDVTVALDKVDGLKSGMSAEASIEVEKKENTLMLPIDAVQSLGNRYMVFVPAAAGGTGTAGGAGAAGAQGQGATGAQGQGTEGAKGQGTAGGQGQGAAGGYGGGRGQGQGQGAAGGYGGRGQGQGAAGGYGGRGQGGYGGGFGGGQGGYAGRTNARSGTSANSRFGNGTPTVITVGIHNEDYIEVLSGLSEGERVIVPTVIAASSTNQQKQGFAAGGFGGLGGGAAFGGGGGFGGGGGFGGGAQRAGATTRASGGGGGAGGGGTR; encoded by the coding sequence ATGAGAAAATGGTGGCTGCTTGGACTCGGCGTGCTCATCGTTGCGGCGGGAGTCGTTTATTATTTGAAGCGGGATTCGAAGGAAACGGCCGCGGCTCCGATCGTTCAGACGACACAGGTAACGAGGGGCACGATCGAAGTCAGCGTCAGCGGTACGGGAAGCTTGGCGCCGATCGATACGGCGACGGTCAAAGCGACGGCGCAGGGCACGGTCGAGAAAGTGAACGTGGCCGAAGGTTCCGTCGTGAAGAAAGGCGACGTGCTTCTGACAATCGAAGGCGAAGACAACAGCGATAAAATCAAATCCGAACAGCTGAATTTGGAAAGCCAGCTGCTGGATTTGCAAGATACGCAAAACAAGCTGAAATCTGCAGCGGACGAGAGCAGCGTAGACAGCATCAAGCTGAGTTTGAAAAAGGCGCAGCTGCAAATCGATCAGACCCGGGGAGACATCGCCGATCTGCAGGATGCGGAAGCCGGCGATACGATCACGGCGCCGATTGACGGGACGATTACGACATTGAGCGTCGCCGAAGGCGACTCGCTTAATCCGTCCACCGAGCTGATGGCAATTTCTAACTATGCGAAGCTCCAAATGGTCGTCGGCATCGACGAGCTGGACATCTCCAAAGTGAAAAAAGGGCAAGCGGCAACGATTTCCGTCGAGGCACTGTCCGACAAATCGTATACCGGCAAGGTCGTCAAAATCGCGGACGAAGGAACGGCGAGCAACGGCGTCGCATCGTTCGACGTCACGGTAGCGCTGGATAAAGTGGATGGCCTGAAGAGCGGCATGTCGGCAGAGGCCAGCATTGAAGTCGAGAAGAAAGAAAATACGCTGATGCTGCCAATCGATGCGGTACAGTCGCTGGGCAACCGTTACATGGTATTCGTTCCGGCTGCAGCAGGCGGCACGGGTACGGCGGGCGGCGCTGGCGCAGCAGGCGCCCAAGGCCAAGGAGCAACAGGCGCTCAAGGCCAAGGAACAGAAGGCGCCAAAGGCCAAGGAACGGCAGGCGGCCAAGGTCAAGGGGCAGCAGGCGGCTATGGCGGCGGACGCGGCCAAGGCCAAGGCCAAGGAGCGGCAGGCGGCTATGGCGGACGGGGCCAAGGCCAAGGAGCAGCAGGCGGATACGGCGGACGCGGGCAAGGCGGTTACGGCGGCGGCTTCGGCGGCGGTCAAGGCGGATACGCGGGCCGTACGAACGCACGGAGCGGCACCAGCGCTAACAGCCGTTTCGGAAACGGAACGCCGACAGTGATTACGGTCGGCATTCACAATGAAGACTATATCGAGGTGCTTTCGGGACTGTCCGAAGGCGAGCGCGTAATTGTTCCAACGGTTATTGCGGCTTCTTCTACGAATCAACAGAAGCAAGGCTTCGCGGCAGGCGGCTTCGGCGGTCTTGGCGGAGGCGCTGCCTTTGGCGGCGGAGGCGGATTTGGCGGCGGAGGCGGCTTCGGTGGAGGTGCCCAACGTGCAGGCGCAACAACGCGTGCATCCGGCGGAGGCGGCGGTGCTGGCGGCGGAGGTACGAGATAA
- a CDS encoding DUF4179 domain-containing protein, whose translation MNRMDGDERLADMLRNNRPAVPAQVHEGIERRLASLPERNGMPKRRGEPKRRIMRTWVAAATGIMLLAGAMLLFNGTSSFAATLKEKLHSIFVDSGDPALMVEGSKDELGILFEKTDHDYTIRVHEAMFDGQRLSLSYSLSHPGGIPKSLWVRPAFQLDAAMKQMFPGIVGTDGGGIQGDSKIGVVNYYFLGSTQAPDKLKLNIDVKGIAIFEDPAKQRLLSGDWSFQLPVEKKGEPVRNVAAAKLPAVIDEDVHFAVKQVRTASRSTLWRFYWTYPSSLQPNVPGKGTPKYDVRYQITAAGKEMTAALDYKSGGRLKKDGQVVNGMSYEDDTLVTEQLPEDATEVTITPILRTWNANGSSGYKETPLKAFVVRVPVE comes from the coding sequence ATGAACAGAATGGACGGGGACGAGCGATTGGCGGACATGCTGCGAAACAATCGGCCGGCTGTTCCGGCACAGGTGCATGAAGGAATCGAGCGGCGGCTGGCCTCGCTTCCGGAACGAAACGGAATGCCGAAGCGAAGAGGCGAGCCGAAGCGTCGTATCATGCGCACTTGGGTTGCGGCCGCAACGGGAATTATGCTGTTGGCTGGTGCGATGCTCCTCTTCAACGGGACGAGTTCATTCGCCGCAACTTTGAAGGAGAAGCTGCACTCGATCTTCGTCGACAGCGGGGACCCGGCGCTAATGGTGGAAGGGTCGAAAGACGAGCTTGGTATTTTGTTCGAGAAAACGGACCATGATTATACGATTCGCGTTCATGAAGCGATGTTTGACGGGCAGCGTCTGTCGCTCAGTTATTCCCTCTCGCATCCGGGCGGGATACCGAAATCGCTATGGGTGAGACCGGCTTTCCAATTGGATGCCGCGATGAAACAGATGTTTCCGGGCATCGTTGGCACGGATGGCGGAGGGATTCAGGGCGATTCGAAAATCGGCGTCGTCAATTATTATTTCCTCGGCTCAACCCAGGCTCCGGATAAGCTGAAGTTGAACATCGATGTGAAGGGAATTGCCATCTTCGAGGATCCGGCCAAGCAGCGACTGCTCTCCGGGGATTGGAGTTTTCAGCTGCCGGTGGAGAAGAAGGGCGAACCGGTCCGGAATGTAGCTGCAGCGAAACTTCCGGCGGTTATCGACGAGGACGTGCATTTCGCGGTGAAGCAAGTCCGCACCGCTTCGCGTTCGACGCTATGGCGATTTTATTGGACATACCCAAGCAGCCTGCAGCCGAATGTGCCGGGAAAAGGGACGCCGAAATATGATGTGCGTTACCAGATCACCGCGGCGGGCAAAGAGATGACGGCAGCGCTCGATTACAAATCCGGAGGAAGGCTGAAGAAAGACGGGCAGGTCGTGAACGGCATGAGCTACGAGGACGATACGCTCGTAACCGAGCAGCTGCCCGAAGATGCGACGGAAGTGACGATCACGCCGATCTTGCGAACATGGAACGCGAACGGGTCGTCCGGCTATAAGGAGACGCCGTTGAAAGCATTTGTCGTCAGGGTGCCGGTGGAGTAA
- a CDS encoding sigma-70 family RNA polymerase sigma factor produces MDDIGWTELAKEGSREAFIALIRRNESLLYSIAHRMLTSQSDSLDAIQETILLAYKEIVNLREPAYFRTWLVRILINECRRVNRHHRKVIPVEQFRGKQEGSQTLESDLELMDLLNGLDMEHKEIVVLFYVEDLSIKEIAGIVELSENGVKSRLHRARQKLASLMTEPAWKEELR; encoded by the coding sequence GTGGACGATATCGGATGGACCGAACTTGCAAAGGAAGGATCGCGCGAAGCGTTTATTGCGCTTATTCGCCGGAATGAATCGCTGCTGTATTCCATCGCGCACCGGATGCTGACCTCCCAGTCGGATTCGCTCGACGCGATTCAGGAAACGATTCTCCTCGCGTACAAAGAAATCGTTAATCTGAGGGAACCGGCGTATTTCCGCACATGGCTCGTTCGGATTCTGATTAATGAATGCAGACGGGTGAACCGGCATCATCGGAAAGTCATTCCTGTGGAGCAATTTCGCGGCAAGCAGGAAGGCTCGCAGACGTTGGAGTCGGATTTGGAATTGATGGATTTGCTGAATGGGCTGGATATGGAGCATAAGGAGATCGTCGTACTGTTCTATGTGGAGGACTTATCGATTAAAGAGATCGCGGGCATCGTGGAATTAAGCGAGAACGGCGTGAAGTCCAGGCTGCACCGGGCGCGGCAAAAGCTGGCTTCATTAATGACGGAACCGGCGTGGAAGGAGGAGCTGCGATGA
- a CDS encoding phytanoyl-CoA dioxygenase family protein, with protein sequence MIKPQDVDFYNEQGYLLVKGVFNKEEVEVMRTAVGAIIDRAAKANRDHNAQWQGDFLPPEELKKLVLKGFHDVHYHDSSFLRALMHPNMTSVLSQLIGPNVQLHHSKMLVKPPENGAAFPMHQDAPYFPHEKHTMLAASVHLDDANVENGCLHVMPGSHKQGTLPHVGRHYLNAKEYPVSDGVPCIAEAGDVLFFNYLTIHGSPQNRSERNRRNVLFQYRSATDFPVTKEHFDWGMGLMVCGENPNFDKVHPEFTIV encoded by the coding sequence ATGATTAAACCACAGGATGTAGATTTTTACAATGAACAAGGGTATCTGCTCGTGAAAGGCGTTTTCAACAAAGAAGAGGTCGAAGTCATGCGGACGGCAGTCGGTGCGATCATCGATCGCGCGGCGAAAGCGAACCGTGACCATAACGCGCAATGGCAAGGGGATTTCCTGCCGCCGGAAGAATTGAAGAAGCTGGTGCTGAAAGGCTTCCACGACGTGCACTATCATGATTCTTCGTTCCTTCGCGCGCTGATGCATCCGAACATGACATCCGTCTTGTCGCAGCTGATCGGACCGAACGTGCAGCTTCACCATTCCAAAATGCTCGTGAAGCCGCCGGAAAACGGCGCCGCGTTCCCGATGCACCAGGATGCACCTTACTTCCCGCACGAGAAGCACACGATGCTTGCGGCAAGCGTTCATCTGGACGACGCGAACGTCGAGAACGGCTGCCTGCACGTTATGCCGGGCTCCCATAAACAAGGTACGCTGCCGCACGTAGGCAGACATTACCTGAACGCGAAGGAATATCCGGTTTCCGACGGCGTGCCTTGCATCGCGGAAGCGGGCGACGTGTTGTTCTTCAACTATTTGACGATCCACGGTTCTCCGCAGAACCGCAGCGAGCGCAACCGCCGCAACGTGCTGTTCCAATACCGCAGCGCGACGGACTTCCCGGTGACCAAGGAGCATTTTGACTGGGGCATGGGCCTTATGGTTTGCGGCGAAAATCCGAATTTCGATAAAGTGCATCCGGAGTTTACGATTGTTTAA
- a CDS encoding helix-turn-helix domain-containing protein: MYLWNETDTWLNQYALRLKTEDAVFTVHYWGVSEHLMSNFLHKHSFFEVCYVLGGKGTYLDDGKLFPLTKGTLFCSRPGITHYIECDPELAIVFVAFELEEGDSSESVRDAFQALAETDTFIVHDGDELAVAQLWRAMLRRAGDNASLPESVLTQLAASLLQSFPSVFGKPRQEEWTAPRRSASALLKQAKLFITDNLSDDDLSLEKVAAQISVSPRHLSRLFASGVYESYTVYVRKQRIRRAAEMLRYTERSIKEIAEATGFGSVHYFTRTFSSLMKIPPARFREDARAHD; encoded by the coding sequence ATGTACTTATGGAACGAAACCGATACGTGGCTCAATCAATACGCGCTGCGGCTGAAGACGGAGGACGCGGTGTTCACCGTTCATTATTGGGGCGTGAGCGAGCATTTGATGTCCAACTTCCTGCACAAGCATTCCTTCTTCGAGGTTTGCTACGTGCTCGGCGGCAAAGGTACGTACCTGGACGACGGCAAGCTGTTCCCGTTAACCAAAGGAACCCTGTTCTGCTCGCGTCCGGGCATTACGCACTATATCGAATGCGATCCGGAGCTGGCGATCGTCTTCGTTGCGTTCGAGCTGGAAGAGGGCGACAGCTCCGAGTCCGTACGCGACGCCTTTCAAGCGCTGGCCGAGACGGATACGTTCATCGTCCACGACGGCGACGAACTAGCCGTGGCGCAGCTGTGGCGCGCGATGCTTCGCCGCGCCGGCGACAACGCTTCGCTGCCGGAATCCGTGCTGACGCAGCTGGCTGCTTCGCTGCTGCAGTCGTTCCCGTCCGTCTTCGGCAAGCCGCGCCAAGAAGAATGGACCGCGCCGCGGCGCAGCGCTTCCGCCCTGCTGAAGCAGGCGAAGCTGTTCATTACCGACAATCTGAGCGACGACGATCTATCGCTCGAGAAAGTCGCGGCGCAGATCAGCGTCTCGCCCCGCCATCTCTCGCGCCTCTTCGCATCCGGCGTCTACGAGTCGTACACCGTCTACGTGCGCAAGCAGCGCATCCGCCGGGCCGCCGAAATGCTCCGGTACACCGAGCGCTCCATCAAAGAAATCGCCGAAGCGACGGGATTCGGTTCGGTTCATTATTTCACGCGGACGTTCAGCAGTCTTATGAAAATACCGCCGGCAAGATTCCGTGAGGATGCCAGGGCCCATGATTAG